The following coding sequences are from one Ooceraea biroi isolate clonal line C1 chromosome 5, Obir_v5.4, whole genome shotgun sequence window:
- the LOC105287770 gene encoding uncharacterized protein LOC105287770 — translation MEVLGRQARQMVLQAWQRQLSDPDDTSGRRVAEAIHPCLAKWLDRGWGGVTFRMGQVLTGHGCFGEYLCRIGRELGPRCHHCGADQDTAQHTLEHCPAWADVRRVLVQHIGRDLSLPAVVMSSITESERSWREFASFCESVLSQKEAAERLREPERPGGLRRRGGRG, via the coding sequence ATGGAGGTCCTCGGGCGACAGGCTCGGCAAATGGTGCTGCAAGCATGGCAGCGCCAACTCTCCGATCCGGATGACACATCGGGTCGGAGAGTAGCCGAGGCCATCCACCCCTGTCTGGCGAAGTGGCTGGACAGGGGATGGGGCGGAGTCACGTTCCGGATGGGCCAGGTACTCACCGGACATGGATGTTTCGGTGAGTACCTGTGCAGGATAGGGCGCGAGCTCGGGCCACGCTGCCACCACTGTGGCGCAGACCAGGACACGGCGCAGCACACGCTGGAGCATTGTCCAGCGTGGGCGGACGTGCGCCGTGTCCTGGTTCAACATATTGGTCGGGACCTCTCGTTGCCGGCGGTGGTCATGAGTTCGATCACCGAGAGCGAGAGGTCATGGAGGGAGTTCGCCTCCTTCTGCGAAAGCGTGCTCTCGCAGAAGGAGGCGGCCGAACGCCTCCGGGAACCCGAGCGTCCCGGAGGATTGCGGCGTCGCGGGGGAAGGGGCTGA
- the LOC105287771 gene encoding uncharacterized protein LOC105287771, with protein MCGDTLIASLLAATWPDRSPAEDVEEEASWLRNIVTDACDASMSPGRRAAYWWSGEIAELRRSSVRARRRFVRSRRSGIAARIDNAYGEYRTARYSLRQEISRAKDGAWGRSPPEYKQGPVGAPLQVCYGQASPLGAPDYGVPTSAGQKNGVHRPERWNTRKAVDTRGSPGVRAGPLVVEPRVRQSTAGCLAPGLPPSVLRGRHTGGGQGPWMGGSDTANWAVACVVRAIRALGLEVSPHKSEAVFFHDGLRGAPPPAQIMVGNVPVPVGPSIKYLGLTLDRRWSFENHFVELAPRLERLAAATSRLMPNLGGPNEKARRLYAGAIRSVALYGAPMWADDLAVTSRVGGDGSGRHPPIALLAPAYADAYERVRQARERGARLTARAKEVLGRQARQQSLLAWQRQLSDPTIPSGRRAAEAVHPCLAEWLDRDRGGVTFRMAQVLSGRGCFGEYLSRIGRERGPRCHHCSADQDTAQHTLEAYPAWAERRRVLVNEIGGDLSLPTIVREIVGSERSWKAFSSFCEEVISQKEEAERMRQAADPVLRRGGRGAGGVGRRRRPPS; from the exons ATGTGCGGAGACACGCTGATCGCTAGTCTCCTCGCGGCGACATGGCCGGACAGAAGCCCGGCCGAAGACGTGGAGGAGGAAGCCTCCTGGCTTCGGAACATAGTCACGGACGCGTGCGACGCGTCGATGTCCCCAGGCCGGCGAGCCGCTTACTGGTGGTCGGGGGAGATTGCCGAACTTCGGCGCTCCTCCGTCCGCGCCAGAAGGCGCTTTGTGCGCTCCCGCCGGTCAGGGATTGCCGCGAGGATCGACAATGCCTATGGGGAGTACCGTACGGCGAGATACTCCCTAAGACAAGAGATCAGCAGGGCCAAAGACGGGGCCTGGGGACGATCTCCTCCGGAGTATAAACAGGGACCCGTGGGGGCGCCCCTACAAGTTTGTTATGGGCAAGCTTCACCCTTGGGCGCCCCCGATTACGGAGTCCCTACCTCCGCAG GACAGAAGAATGGAGTACACCGGCCGGAACGGTGGAACACGCGGAAGGCTGTTGACACGCGGGGTTCCCCAGGGGTCCGTGCTGGGCCCCTTGTTGTGGAACCTCGCGTTCGACAAAGTACTGCGGGCTGCCTTGCCCCCGGACTGCCACCTAGTGTGCTACGCGGACGACACACTGGTGGTGGCCAGGGCCCCTGGATGGGGGGAAGCGATACGGCCAACTGGGCGGTGGCATGCGTGGTGCGCGCCATACGCGCTCTGGGTCTGGAGGTCTCGCCGCACAAGTCGGAGGCCGTCTTTTTCCACGACGGCCTCCGCGGTGCACCGCCTCCAGCCCAAATCATGGTGGGGAACGTCCCTGTCCCGGTGGGGCCCAGTATAAAATACTTGGGCCTCACATTGGACCGCCGCTGGTCGTTCGAGAACCACTTCGTGGAGTTGGCCCCCCGGTTGGAGCGGCTAGCGGCGGCAACCAGCCGCCTGATGCCCAACCTGGGGGGCCCCAACGAGAAGGCTCGCCGCCTATACGCGGGAGCGATCCGGTCGGTGGCTCTGTACGGGGCACCGATGTGGGCGGACGATTTGGCGGTCACCAGCCGGGTG GGCGGCGACGGCTCTGGCCGGCACCCCCCAATCGCCCTGCTGGCGCCCGCGTACGCAGACGCGTACGAGCGGGTGCGGCAGGCGCGGGAGAGGGGTGCCCGTTTAACGGCCAGGGCCAAAGAGGTCCTTGGACGACAGGCGAGGCAACAGTCGCTGCTTGCATGGCAGCGCCAATTGTCCGACCCGACAATCCCGTCGGGTCGGCGGGCTGCCGAGGCCGTCCATCCCTGCCTGGCTGAGTGGCTGGACAGGGATCGGGGCGGAGTGACGTTCCGCATGGCTCAGGTGCTCTCCGGACGTGGTTGTTTCGGGGAGTACCTAAGCCGTATAGGGCGCGAGCGCGGACCACGCTGCCACCACTGCAGCGCGGACCAGGACACGGCGCAACACACGCTGGAGGCGTACCCCGCGTGGGCGGAGAGGCGCCGTGTCCTGGTCAACGAGATCGGCGGGGATCTCTCCCTCCCGACGATTGTACGCGAGATCGTTGGGAGCGAGAGGTCCTGGAAGgctttctcctccttctgcgaggAAGTCATCTCGCAGAAGGAGGAAGCAGAAAGGATGCGCCAGGCGGCCGATCCTGTCCTGCGGCGGGGCGGAAGGGGGGCGGGGGGCGTCGGCAGACGGCGGCGGCCGCCTAGTTGA